GATTGTGCTTATCGGCGCGCTTGGCTTATGGGCCACTTGGGTGTATGCACCGGGTCTGTTCTGGTGGCTTTCACCCGTCGGCATTCCGATGATTCTGGCGCCTTTCATCATTTCGATGACCTCGCGCACGGCCAAAGGAAACCTGTTCGGAACCCCCACGGAATATCACGCAGCCCCGATCATGGTGCTGCATGACCGGATTCTCAACAATTGGTCGGCTGAACCGGAGGCTTCGACCATAGAGGAAAAACACCATGCCTGAAGCTCGGTCCGCGCGCGATCCGCGGCTGGATTTCTTCCGCGGCATCGCCTTGGCGATGATATTCGTCAATCATATCCCGCATCAGATCTATGAAAATTTCACCTCGCGCAATTTCGGGCATTCCGATGCCGCCGAGGGATTTGTGTTCATGTCCGGTCTGGCCGCCGCTCTAGCCTATGGTCCGAAACTGGCAGAGGGTTTCAACCGGCAGAGCTTCGGCAAGATCTGGGGCCGGTCCTGGACGCTCTATATGACGCATCTTGTGATCACCTTCTGGGTCATCGCGATCTTCGCCGGTGGTGCGCTCTTTTTCGGCGGCGACAAGCTGTTGACGATGAACGCTTTCGGCCCGCTGGCAAAGCAGCCGCTGGAATGGTTGATCGGCCTTGCCACGCTGAGCCATCAACTGGGATATGTGAATATCCTGCCGATGTATGCCGCGCTGATGATCGCCGCGCCCTTCATGATCCGCTTCTCGCAGGTGGCTCCGATGAAGCTGCTGGCGGTCTCGCTGAGCCTATGGGCGCTGGCGGGCACCTTCCGGCTGAACTTCCCGAATTTCCCCTATGAGGGCGGCTGGTTCTTCAACCCGCTCTCGTGGCAGCTGATCTTCTGCATCGGTATCCTGACCGGCACGGCAATGCGTGGCGGCAAGCGGTTTCTGGGGGTGCACAAGCCCTTGGTGATCCTTGCGGGGCTATGGCTGGTCATGGCGGCGATCTGGGTCAATAACGCATGGATGCTGCGCACTTGGGGTCCGGCGCTTGGCAGCCTCAAAGATCATGGCGTGCCCTTCTTCCTTGTGACCTTCGACAAAACCTTCCTGTCGCTGCCGCGCTTCCTGCATGTGCTGGCGCTGGTCTATATTCTGTCGATGCCCTATCTCGTGCCGCAGATTGCCGCCTCCAAAGCGGCAGCGCCCCTGCGTATGCTGGGCCGCCACGGCCTGAAAGTCTTTGCCTTCGGCACCGTTCTGGCCATCTTCGCCCAAGCGGTGAAAGTGGTGCATCCGGGCGGGCTGCTGCAAGATACGGTTCTTGTCTGGGGCGGGCTGGCCATCCTTTACGCGATTGCCCGTATCTCGGAATGGATGCGTGCCAAACCCGTCGCGCGGGACGTGCCTGCGGCCCGTACTATGCCGCGCGAGGACATGCCCGGCGACCTCCTGCGGCCCGGTGCGCCCGCCCTTGCGCTGCCGCGGCTGTCGCTGCCCTCGTCGATTCCGGTCGTCCAGCCCGAAGTGCCACGCCGCGCCGAACATTGAAAAAAGGCCACGGAACGCTCCGTGGCCTTTATCCATTTCGAGGGGCTATCTGGAGCCCGCGGCCCAAAGCGCATAATCTTCGGGTTCGGGCCCCAGTTCAGACCTCAGTTCAGACCCTAGTTCGGGCGCGGGCTGCCGATCAGATCCTTCAGCACTTTCAGCACCGCCTGCACCTTTGCCGTGCGATGCAGATCGACATGGGTCACCAGCCAGAGCGAGGATTCCCATTCCGGTCGCGGCGGCAGAACCTCGACCATCCGGCTATCGGAGCGGCCTTCGTTATAAGGCACGAAGCCCAGACCAAGCCCCTGCCGCACAGCCGCCAGCTGGCTCTCATGGTCATTGGCACGGAAAACAACGCATTCATCGGGCACGGCATTGCTCATCCAGCGCCAGAAAGGCGCGCGGCTGTCCCGTTGCTCCGGCCCGATGAAACGGTGCTGGTCCAGCGTCTCTTCGGTCGGCATGCCATAACGCTCGACATAGCTCTTGCCCGCATAAAGGCCGGTGCGGTTGGCGCAAAGCTGCTGCACCACGTTATCGGGTTCGGTCGGGCGGTTACCGGCACGAATGGCCACATGCGCCTCGCCATATTCCAGCCGGAACACGCGCTGATCGGTCAGATAGCGCAGTTGCAGCTTGGGATGGTCTACCAGCATCTGTTCCAGCGCCGGCAGGATCAGGGTCGAGATTGTCGGCAGGGACGTCACGATCAGCTCGCCCGACACTTCCTCTCCTGCCCCGGCAATCCGGGCCGCCAGCTGGCTGAACTGGTCTTCGGTCGCCTGCCCTACGGCCAGAAGCTGATGCCCCGCTTCGGTCGGCGTATAGCCGCGCGGATGCCGCTGGAACAGCTTCGTCCCCAACCGCGCCTCCAGCGCGTCGACATGGCGGATCACGGTCGCATGGTGGACACCAAGCACCTCGGCTGCCCCCGAAACCGTGCCGACCCGCGCCACTTGATAGGCCGTTCTGATTTCATCCCAATTATCGAAACTCATGCTGTGCACCCGCGAACAAATTCCGTGCGATCATGCCAGTTGAGTTCAAGGTAGCAAGAGGCAATCTTGCGCCAGACTAAAAAATCCTCCCCATTCTTCGCTATTGGAGATTCCAATGACCATTCTGCGCATCGATAGCTCGATCAAGGGCGATGCTTCCGTGACCCGCAAACTGACGGGCATGATCTGCGAGAAACTCGGCGGCGACGTCGTCACCCGCGACACCACCGGCCTGCCGCTGATTGATGGCGTATGGCTGGGCGCGGCCTACACCCCCGCCGAGAACCGCACCGCCGAGCAGAAAGAGCTGCTGAAACAATCCGACGCGCTGATTGCCGAGCTCAAAGCCGCCGACGAGATCGTCATCGGCATGCCGCTTTACAATTTTGGCGTGACCGGCCCGCTGAAAGCATGGATCGACATGATCTGCCGCGTCGGCGAGACCTTCCGTTACACCGAATCCGGCCCCGAAGGTCTGGTATCGCCCAAGCGCGTCTTCGTGGCCTATGCCTCGGGCGGCGTGCCGCAAGGGTCGGGCTATGACATCGCGTCGAGCTACATCAAGCAGGTTCTGGCCTTTATCGGCCTGACCGATGTGACCTTCGTCTCTGCCGAGGGCGTGGCTATGGGCGAGGCGGAAGCCATTGCCAAAGCACAAGAGCAGATCAAGGGCCTTGCCGCCTGAGGTCTGCCGGTTGTAGTGTACGAGTATGGCCCGCGACATGGCGTTGCGGGCCTTTTTCATGGAGCGCCACCAATGTCCCGTTTCGCGCCCCTGCCGGACCCGCC
The sequence above is drawn from the Thioclava sp. GXIMD4216 genome and encodes:
- a CDS encoding OpgC domain-containing protein, translating into MPEARSARDPRLDFFRGIALAMIFVNHIPHQIYENFTSRNFGHSDAAEGFVFMSGLAAALAYGPKLAEGFNRQSFGKIWGRSWTLYMTHLVITFWVIAIFAGGALFFGGDKLLTMNAFGPLAKQPLEWLIGLATLSHQLGYVNILPMYAALMIAAPFMIRFSQVAPMKLLAVSLSLWALAGTFRLNFPNFPYEGGWFFNPLSWQLIFCIGILTGTAMRGGKRFLGVHKPLVILAGLWLVMAAIWVNNAWMLRTWGPALGSLKDHGVPFFLVTFDKTFLSLPRFLHVLALVYILSMPYLVPQIAASKAAAPLRMLGRHGLKVFAFGTVLAIFAQAVKVVHPGGLLQDTVLVWGGLAILYAIARISEWMRAKPVARDVPAARTMPREDMPGDLLRPGAPALALPRLSLPSSIPVVQPEVPRRAEH
- a CDS encoding LysR family transcriptional regulator, producing the protein MSFDNWDEIRTAYQVARVGTVSGAAEVLGVHHATVIRHVDALEARLGTKLFQRHPRGYTPTEAGHQLLAVGQATEDQFSQLAARIAGAGEEVSGELIVTSLPTISTLILPALEQMLVDHPKLQLRYLTDQRVFRLEYGEAHVAIRAGNRPTEPDNVVQQLCANRTGLYAGKSYVERYGMPTEETLDQHRFIGPEQRDSRAPFWRWMSNAVPDECVVFRANDHESQLAAVRQGLGLGFVPYNEGRSDSRMVEVLPPRPEWESSLWLVTHVDLHRTAKVQAVLKVLKDLIGSPRPN
- a CDS encoding NAD(P)H-dependent oxidoreductase; protein product: MTILRIDSSIKGDASVTRKLTGMICEKLGGDVVTRDTTGLPLIDGVWLGAAYTPAENRTAEQKELLKQSDALIAELKAADEIVIGMPLYNFGVTGPLKAWIDMICRVGETFRYTESGPEGLVSPKRVFVAYASGGVPQGSGYDIASSYIKQVLAFIGLTDVTFVSAEGVAMGEAEAIAKAQEQIKGLAA